Below is a genomic region from Nitrospiraceae bacterium.
TGTGAATGCCCAGGCCATAGCCGTGGAGGATGTGTGAAACAAGAAACTCACATTCTGGTTGTCGATGACGAAATCAATATTCGTAATGCGTTAGTCACGATATTGGAAAAAGCAGGGTACCTTGCCCAGGGCGCCGACTCGGCCGAATCCGCGCTGGCCTTGATGAAAGAGGCGCCCAGTGACCTTCTCATCACGGATGTAAGAATGCCCCGTATCGGGGGCATGGCCCTCGTTCCCCGAATAAAATCCCTTTGGCCTGCCACGGAAATCATCGTCATTACGGCCTATGGTTCTATTGAGACTGCTGTGGAAGCCATGCGGTTGGGAGCTTACGATTTTCTCACCAAGCCCATTGACCGTGAACGATTCTCCATTGTGGTCGAAAGGGCTTTGGATCGCCACAGGCTTGCAGCCGAAAATCAGAATTTGCGTCACCAACTTGAGACACGAAATCGCATCGAAGAAATGATCGGCGAAAGCGAAGCGATGCGTCGAATACACCATGTTATTGGAATGGTTGCCAAAAATGACGTCACGATTTTAATCGGTGGGGAAAGCGGAACAGGCAAAGAATTGGTGGCACGTGCCATTCATCAACAAAGCCAGCGGTCCAATGGCCCGTTTATCACGATGAATTGTGGTGCCCTTCCAGAGTCTCTTTTCGAAAGCGAATTATTTGGTTATGAAAAAGGGGCATTTTCTGGGGCGGTTGGGACCAAACCCGGTCGATTTGAGATGGCAGATGAGGGAACCCTCTTTCTTGACGAGTTGGGCGAACTTCCCTTAAAAGCCCAAGTCGATTTTCTCCGGGTCTTAGAAACCGGTGAATTTCGACGGCTTGGAGGGAAAACCCTGATCACCGTCAATACCCGGATTATTGCCGCCACCAACCGCAATTTGCCTCAGTTGGTCGAAACCGGACTGTTTCGTGAAGATCTTTTCTATCGCATAAATGTGGTGCCGATTCATCTGCCCCCCTTGAGAGAGCGTCGTGAGGATATCCCTGTTTTGCTCGACTATTTTCTCAAGGAATTTGCCCAGAAGCACCGGATTCCACTCAAAACCCTTTCTCTACCTTCCCTGAGATTTCTCGTTCAATACCACTGGCCGGGTAATATTCGTCAACTCCGGAATGTCATTGAACGCTTGGTCGTGACGGTGAAGGAGCACGCTATTCAGCCT
It encodes:
- a CDS encoding sigma-54-dependent Fis family transcriptional regulator, which encodes MKQETHILVVDDEINIRNALVTILEKAGYLAQGADSAESALALMKEAPSDLLITDVRMPRIGGMALVPRIKSLWPATEIIVITAYGSIETAVEAMRLGAYDFLTKPIDRERFSIVVERALDRHRLAAENQNLRHQLETRNRIEEMIGESEAMRRIHHVIGMVAKNDVTILIGGESGTGKELVARAIHQQSQRSNGPFITMNCGALPESLFESELFGYEKGAFSGAVGTKPGRFEMADEGTLFLDELGELPLKAQVDFLRVLETGEFRRLGGKTLITVNTRIIAATNRNLPQLVETGLFREDLFYRINVVPIHLPPLRERREDIPVLLDYFLKEFAQKHRIPLKTLSLPSLRFLVQYHWPGNIRQLRNVIERLVVTVKEHAIQPDHLPDEIRTSVNPGSRMVISLGTPLEDIEREVIRRTLVEVTPHREQAAKLLGISVRSLQYKIKEYGIEL